In Candidatus Omnitrophota bacterium, the genomic window TCGGCTGCGACATTGACAAGGATTTCGCCAACGCCAAGCGCATGCTCGGGGTGGTGCCGCAGGAATTCAATTTCAACATGTTTGAGAATGTCCAGGACATCGTCGTCAACCAGGCCGGATATTTCGGCGTGCCGTCCAAGACAGCGATCAGGGACGCCGAGGGTATTTTAAAGATGGTGGGCCTGTGGAAAAAACGCCGGTCCATGGCCCGCACGCTCTCCGGTGGCATGAAGCGCCGGCTCATGATCGCCCGCGCGCTCATCCATCACCCGAAGGTCCTCATCCTTGACGAACCCACCGCCGGGGTGGACGTGGAACTGCGCTTAGGCATGTGGGATTATCTGCGCGGCATCAACAGCCGGGGCACGACCATCCTTTTGACCACGCATTATTTGGAAGAGGTCGAGCAGATGTGCCGCAACGCGGCCATCATCAAGGACGGGCTCATCGTGCGTCATGACGCGGTGCCCAACCTGCTGCCTCTGGAAAAATTGTTTTTGGAAATTTTAAAAACGTAAATATGGTTTACACCGATTACATTGCTTTAAAAACCATCGTCCGCAAAGAGGTCACGCGCATCATGCGCATCTGGACGCAGACGCTTTTGCCGCCTTTGATCACGCAGACCCTGTATTTCCTCATCTTCGGCAAGTTCATCGGCGCGCAGATCGCCCCCATCGGAGGCGTCACCTACATGTCCTTTATCGTGCCGGGGCTGGTGATGATGGGGGTCATCGGCTCTTCCTACGGCAATGTGGTCAGTTCCTTTTTCGGGGCCAAGTTCCAGCGCAGTATTGAAGAGATCCTCGTTTCACCCGCGCCCAACTGGGTCATTTTGGCCGGTTACGTGACGGGAGGGGTCATCCGGGGCACGGTGGTCGGTGCTTTGGTCTTCGGCATCTCCTGTTTCTTCACTCATCCGGCGATCTACAATATCTGGGCCGTGCTTTTTTTTATGACCGTCACCGCGGTGCTGTTCTCACTGGGTGCTTTCATCAACGGCATTTTCGCCCGTAATTTTGACGAAGTGGCTTTTTTCCAGAATTTCATCCTCACCCCGCTCATGTATTTGGGGGGCGTGTTTTATTCCATCCACAGTTTGCCGGCGTTTTGGCAGAAAGCGTCTTTGTTCAACCCGTTGGTCTACATGATCAACGGTTTTCGTTACGGGTTTTACGGGTTCAGCGATGTGCATTTGGCGGTGTCTGCGGCCATTTTGGTGGTCCTGACCGTTGCCCTGACCGCTTTGAGCTTGTGGCTTTTGAAAAAGGGTATCGGCATCAAAAATTAAGGTAGCACCTGCCTTCTTTCGAGAAGGCAGGTGCTACCTTTACAACCAACCAACAGGAGGGGAATATGCGTACGTTTCGTTTATTCGTTTTGGCCACCGGTATCGTTTTGGCGGGGCAGGGGGTTTGGGCTGCTGGTGATACCTATACCATTGATACGGCCCATTCAAGCATTGGCTTTTCGGCCAGGCACATGATGGTCTCCACGGTCATCGGCGCTTTTGATGATTATCAGGGTACCATCACCTATGACCCGGCTGACCCGGCCGCGTTCAAGGCCGATGTCACCATCCAGGCCAAAAGCATTAACACCAAGGCGGCCAAGCGCGATGACCATTTGCGTAGCGCGGAGTTTTTTGACGTTGAAAAGCACCCGGTCATCACCTTCACAACCGTGAAACTGGACAAACAGGACGGCCGGGCGGTTTTGACCGGAAGTTTGACCATGAAAGGTGTTGCCAAGGAGGTCTCCATTCCGGTAACGATCGCCGGCCCGATCCAGGGTGGATCGATCATCGGCCTAAGCGGTTCTTTCACCCTCAACCGTCAGGATTACGGCATTAACTGGAACCAAGCCCTGGATAACGGCGGCTTGGCGGTCAGCGATGAGGTCAAGGTGGATATAAACATAGAGGCGCACAAATAACGTAGGGGCCGGGTCCAGAAACCGCTTTCTAAAAAATCTCTGTTTACGCTTGCCAAGGTCTTGGCAGATGATATATTTGAAGTAGGGGCACGGGTATGCCGTGCCCGTACATACGAATGGCGCGCCAGACCAATCAAGGGATGGTGATTTTATAGATAAGAAAGCGTCAGAACCGAAAGGAGGGTCACATGATTACGTTTAACTACATCATGGATCCACTTAAAGAAGTAGGCGGTATGGTTTTGGGCGTTACCCCAACGGTGTTTTGGGTGTTGGTTGTGCTGGTGGCGGGTACCTTGCTGGCGCGCACGCTCGGTTCAGTGGTGGCCGACGTGATCAAACGCATTCAGGTGGACAAGA contains:
- a CDS encoding YceI family protein yields the protein MRTFRLFVLATGIVLAGQGVWAAGDTYTIDTAHSSIGFSARHMMVSTVIGAFDDYQGTITYDPADPAAFKADVTIQAKSINTKAAKRDDHLRSAEFFDVEKHPVITFTTVKLDKQDGRAVLTGSLTMKGVAKEVSIPVTIAGPIQGGSIIGLSGSFTLNRQDYGINWNQALDNGGLAVSDEVKVDINIEAHK
- a CDS encoding ABC transporter permease translates to MVYTDYIALKTIVRKEVTRIMRIWTQTLLPPLITQTLYFLIFGKFIGAQIAPIGGVTYMSFIVPGLVMMGVIGSSYGNVVSSFFGAKFQRSIEEILVSPAPNWVILAGYVTGGVIRGTVVGALVFGISCFFTHPAIYNIWAVLFFMTVTAVLFSLGAFINGIFARNFDEVAFFQNFILTPLMYLGGVFYSIHSLPAFWQKASLFNPLVYMINGFRYGFYGFSDVHLAVSAAILVVLTVALTALSLWLLKKGIGIKN